GTATAGGTGTACTGCTGGTTCACTGTCGTTCCGACTGCAAGGCCGTCAACGTAGATGGTTGCCCCGTCCACATTTGTATGGAAGGTGTACCAGCCTACCTGATTTCCTACAATTTCTGCTGAAGCAGAACCTGATAATGCCGCAAGACATAGCAGGGCAACAGCAAAACACTTCATTTTTCCTGAAACCATAATAATCAGAAGTAATTCAGCCATAATATATAAATACTTGCCGGAATTCTGAACGCAGACAAATAAAGAGCAAAAATATGATAAAAAACAACAATAAAGATAAAAATTACAAATCTGCCCGCAGTCATCCGGATAAGAGGGACCACTACAGGAAATAAAGAAATATTATTTTTCTGAACCGGAATCCTTCCGGGTTAAGAAAAACAGACCTGCAATGAGAGGTGCGATGAGAATTATAAAAATTCCTGCGGGGGACTGGTTCTTCTTCCCGTTTGGATCTATAATCTCAATCTCAGTGACGGCGTAATTTCCGGATGAGAGCGCTTTTTCATTGTCGGAAAGTGTTGTCACATGAATTTTGTAAATGCCCTCATCAAGTCCGCCCACGACAAGACCTGTATCCCATGAATAATCCCATTCAGCACCGCCTGAATATATCTGATGATGGGGGATCCGTGCGTGACGGAGATCCCCTTCAAGTGTGGTTCCGCCCTCAGGAAGGTCCGGCCCTGTAATGAAGAGATAGACAGATGCTGAATTCATATCACCACCGGACTTACCCTTTAACTTGACAATATCACCAATCTGTGCACTCTCCTGTGACGACTCAATAGTCATGGAATCTGCCGCCTGTGCAGAGACAGGAGAGACTGCCAGAAGCAGGGCCAGAAGTATAAGGACACAGGCTTTCGGAAAAGTAGAACCTGCAAAAGCTGAAGATAACCTGAATTTATCCATGCAGAACATTAACAGCAGATAAAATATATCACTTCTGAAAAAAACCGGAGAAGAAAATAGACAGATAATGCCCTTAAAGTTGCGGAAAAGCAGGAGAGCGGGTTTAGATAACCTTACCTTCAACCCGTTTTGCATATCCGGTCATAAAATACGAGAGAATTATACATACACCTACGACCATTGCAAGAACAAGCCAGTGAACCGGCCCTATAGAGTCAACCGAAAGCCTGACAATCAGATTTGCCGGATTGAGAGGCACTGCCAGTGATGCGAGAATGACGACCACGAGGGCTGTTGAGAATATAAACTGGGCATTCGTCCTCTCACGATATTTAAGGGCTATAAGCGCCCCGATAAGAATTATAACCATAGAACCGGCGGTGACATGAAGAATTATCGGTATAAAACCGCTTATTGCAATCCCGTTGGCCATCAGGAGCAGAAGCCACCCCGCAGACTGCACGGGCACGAGCAGCAGGCATGCGGCAGTCTTGCCCCAGATCATCTCAGGGAAGGTTACCGGGGTTGACATCAGGGTTTCAAGGGTATCCTGCTGGTACTCCTCAGTGATGAGGTCAATTATGAGCGCACCGGAGATTATCGCCGGCATAAAGACGAGCAGTGGAATCAGAAGGCCGTACACAAACTCATAAAAGTCGCTTGACGGGTTTGTCTCAGGGAGTACAAGTTCAACAGGCTTAAACTCAAGCCTTGCCTGCCGGATCTCTCTGAGCCTGTCCTCATAATCTAAAAGGGCATCCTTCAGTTTCACATTCACAATGCTTGACTGGATGTCATTCTGTATTACATACAAAGTGATTGTGATCGGATCTGCCGAATACTCCTCAATTCCGGGAATCCAGATGACCGCTGAGAGTTTTCTCTCCTTTAAAGCAGCGAGTGCGGTGCCAAGCTCCATATCATAGATGACAAAATTGTCATTGGAGGCAAGTTCGCCTGTGAGGGGCGATGTGATATTTCCAGTAACCGCGACAGGATATTTAATGGTCGAATACCGGCTTATCGAGTCAGGGTTATACATTGACGCCAGTCCCACAAGGAGAAATGATGAGAACATGGCGATAAAGAGCTGAAGCAGTATGGCAAGGACTATTGTCTTCTCAGAAAAAAGACCCTGAACCTCTTTTTTGGCGATGATAACGCAGTTTCTTCTCTTCATTTCTACACACCCCATCCTAAAATGAAATAGAGATTATACAGGACATGAACTATAGTCGCCGCAATCAGCCCAAAGGCATATGCACGCCTCCCACCGATTTTAAGGCATGATATGGTCGTCAGAACGCCAACCATATGCAGTGAGAGCGGAAGCCAGAGCACCTGAAGGCTTGCAAACATAATCTCGCCGAATACCGACTCCGTAATCTCAGCGAGGGTCGCAAATAAGAGGAGCTTTTCTGCCGCAAGAAAGCCAAGCGCTATCACAAAAGAGGCGGCAATGATATTTCTCAGACTGAAATATTCCGGAGATGTATAATAGAGAGTATAGACCCCTACCGACTTTGCAAGTTCCTCAATGAACGCCGCAGATATAAGTATGGCAATCAGTGAATACGGCATCGGCAGATTGAAGAAGAGCACGAGAACCATCATCTGCGCCATAAATACAAATGGAACAGAAATTGCACTTATTGCAAAGAGGGAAGAGTTTGTCCATTTATCGGATATAACTGTCCGGATAAACTCCCTTAACCTTGGAATAAGCCTGTGGTAGTTAAAGAGTCTCTCCTCGGTGAAGTTCTTTGCTGAGAGGTAAAAGATCACTGCTCCGGTGATGAAAAACAATGATGTTGAGTAGAGAAAATCATAAAATGTGAAGCCATCGCCCTGCAGCTGAAGGATTATCAGGGTAAGGGGTGATACGAGACTTACCACATGGATATTTGCAAAGATGCTCGGGAAGAAGATATACGATGTTGCAACGGTGGAGAAGAAGATAGATATGAAGGATAACTCCTTAAAGCTCCTCGCCGTCATCCCGATAAATAGGGCATTGGCAAGGAAGAAGAATATCACCGGAATGAGCGGCAGGAGAATTATGAACTCCCCGCTTGTAAGGGCAGTTAAAATGGTTGATATCGCAAGCATCATCAGGAAATAAGGAATTCCTTTCCCAAGGATTATCTGCCATCCGGGAACCGGTGAGGCAAGCAGCGCCTCACCGCTTCTGCCTATCCTCTCATTCATAATACTCATCATGAAGAACTGTGACGTGAAGTAGAGCGGGAATACAAATACGAATACCAGTATTATCGAGTCGAACGGGAGCGGCGGTGCAAGCTGCGAAGGTGTCTTGTACTCAAGTGCATTTTCTCCCGAAGAGGTGAGCATATCGGTATATCTTGATATCCGGCTGTCTTCCCCCTCACCCTCAATAAGTCCGAACCGGAACTCCTCAGGGTTGATATTTCTGGCATCGGCAGGCGGAGTCACATACTCTGCCGGCAGTGAGGGTACGGGCGCCCTGAAAGGGTTTGGCGGAGATACTGCAAGCTGCCCGCTCTGGGTTGCAAGAAAGTCAAGTTCACTTATTACATACTGCTCGTCAATGAGCAGCGGATATACGGCAAATATATCATTTTCACGATTGTACACGGCAGTTTTGTACCGTGTATAGTCCTTGTCAAGGGCGTTTAAGGCAGCAGACGCCTTCTCCGTATCCAGGCGTGACACAATACCGTCAATAATTGTAATATCAAAATAACCATATGCTCCGGCTGAGGCGGATGCAGGATCAATCAGATATATCTGAAATCTCTCATCACCTGCAAGGACGGATGCAGCATCCGCGCTGTCAATCCCGGCGGTATATATGTCGTCCTGGAGGTGCATGCCGCTCTGCTGTGTAAGTCCGGTTGCCGCAATCAGCAGAATGAAGAGGACAATGGATATGGGAAGGACATCCCGGCTCATCGTGCCGGCAAAACGCTTTATCTCCCATTTAGAAAGTGTACCTATATTTCTCAGAGCAGTTCCCATTCTTCCCTTCTCCCCTCAGCTGATATAATATTTTCAAAGTTTGCGGAATGGTATAACACATACCAGTTATGCGGCGAATTATTATTGCAGGGATGGTAATTGCGTAAGTCCACCCTTATCTCTGTTTCTTCTATTAGGCTGATTATATAAGAAGATTTAGAGTGCGGCAACCAAAAAAGTGCAGAGATGATAAATCAGACTGTGCCCGCCGCAACAGGAATCTTTATTAAAAAATGGTGTAAAGTAATCCCTGATAGTGATGATTCGCGCCCAATCTCTCGTAAAGGACTTTGACGGATTCACAGCTCTTGACGGAGTTGACTTTGAATTCGATAAACCCGGAATATTTGGAATAATAGGCCATAATGGTGCAGGGAAGACAACACTGCTAAAGATCATGTCCGGGCTTATTAAGCCGACTTCCGGTGAACTTGAGATCAACGGGGTGGACGTAGTCAGGCATCCGGACCTGCACAAGAGAACTCTGGGCTACCTTCCGGAAGAATCCAGGCTTTATGAAAATATGAATGTCTGGAGTTACCTTGCGTTTTTCGGCGAGATATACGGCCTTTCAGATGAAGAGATCAGAAAGAAGAGCCGGGAGCTCCTCTCCAAGCTGAAGCTTGATCCGGGCGACAAAAAGATGGGCGAATTTTCAAAGGGTATGAAGAGAAAGGCGGCCATTGCGAGGTCACTTATGCATGACCCTTCATTTCTTGTATATGATGAACCGACATCCGGCCTTGACCCGATGACATCGCGTTACATAAGCGAATTCCTGCGTGAGATTAAAGATGAAGGGGAGAAGACGATCATTCTCTCGGCGCACAATCTCTACCAGGTGGAGGAGATCTGTGACCGGGTGCTCATACTCAGAAGAGGCAAAACCCTCGCCCTTGGAGATATGGATGAACTTAGAAGTAAATTCGGTTCTGTATCATATGAGATAGAATTTGTTCTTGATGACCGGGATCTCCTCGAAGGCGTTATTGGCGACTATTCGGAGTCTGCCGGAATTATCTCGGCAACGGTTGAGGATGTGGACGACTTAAGCAATCTGACGAATGTTGTCGCAAAGGGCGGCGGCAGAGTTAAAAAGATAGAGTCACACTATCCAAGCCTTGAGGATATGCTGGTTATGATTGGAGAATAAGCCTTTGGGCAGCAGAATAAGACCGAAATCTATTTTTACAGAATAAAAACCACTTAAATTATTTCAGAAATTTCACAAAAGAAGTTGTAACGGGCCTGAAGGGAGTTGAACCCCTGGCCTACGGATTAAGAGTCCGTCGCTCTGCCTGACTAAGCTACAGGCCCACAACTGCGCATCTGCGCCTATATAACTAACACATACGGCATTTTAGAACTTTCGGTTTTGATCTCCACCGCTTAACCGGTGAAGGGAGAATAACGCCGGTTATGGTCTGCTAATTATAGTGCAGAATCTAAGCGCAGAAATTTCCGGAAGGAAACGGAGAGCGTTTTAAAACGTGCTTCCGGCAGGATCAGAAGAGATGCAGGCATCACCAGGATGTGAAAGTGCAGCTGCCGCTACAGTACAGACAACAGATTTTTTTGGAAATAAAAAAAAGCAGCATAATTGTAATTACCGGAAAAAACCCTGAAAAGAAGTTGTAACGGGCCTGAAGGGAGTTGAACCCCTGGCCTACGGATTAAGAGTCCGTCGCTCTGCCTGACTAAGCTACAGGCCCACAACTGCGCCTTTGCGCTCACATATCTTGCATCCGTGACGATATATAGATTTCGGAAATCCCTTAATAAATCCAGAAGTAGATATATGATGTTACATGCCAGATAGCCTGCCTAATGGCTCCTCGGATAAGGTGAAGTACCTCATCCTTGGCTGTGGAAGCATCGGTTATAATGTCGTTGAAGAACTCGCGCATGATTCTGATGAGATCATAATCATCGACTCCGATGAAAAGAGAGTCGAGGATTTAAGAGATCAAAACTACGAAGCAATAGTCCGCGACATACAGAAAAACGATTTTCTGGAGTCACTACCGGCTCCGGAAGTCGTATTTGTCCTTTCAAGCGATAAAAATGCCAACCTCGAAGCAGTAAAGACGGTAAAGGATATCTATCCATCGGCTTACGTAATCGCAAGAGCTGTTGACAGGTTAAGTCTCTCCTTCCTCGAACAGGCCGGTGCAGACATAACACTTTATCCGCAGGAAGTCTTTGCAAAATCCGCAGTACACCATATCAGAAAACTTCACTCTTCAAGACTCGCAAGAAAACTCTACCGTTTCCTCTCAGAAAGTGAAGGAATAATGGGTATATTTCTACATGCCAACCCGGACCCGGATGCGATATCAAGCGCAATGGGCCTCTGTGCAATTGCAAAAAGCGCGAGCGGCGGGAAACTTGA
The sequence above is a segment of the Methanoplanus limicola DSM 2279 genome. Coding sequences within it:
- a CDS encoding ABC transporter permease family protein, with the protein product MGTALRNIGTLSKWEIKRFAGTMSRDVLPISIVLFILLIAATGLTQQSGMHLQDDIYTAGIDSADAASVLAGDERFQIYLIDPASASAGAYGYFDITIIDGIVSRLDTEKASAALNALDKDYTRYKTAVYNRENDIFAVYPLLIDEQYVISELDFLATQSGQLAVSPPNPFRAPVPSLPAEYVTPPADARNINPEEFRFGLIEGEGEDSRISRYTDMLTSSGENALEYKTPSQLAPPLPFDSIILVFVFVFPLYFTSQFFMMSIMNERIGRSGEALLASPVPGWQIILGKGIPYFLMMLAISTILTALTSGEFIILLPLIPVIFFFLANALFIGMTARSFKELSFISIFFSTVATSYIFFPSIFANIHVVSLVSPLTLIILQLQGDGFTFYDFLYSTSLFFITGAVIFYLSAKNFTEERLFNYHRLIPRLREFIRTVISDKWTNSSLFAISAISVPFVFMAQMMVLVLFFNLPMPYSLIAILISAAFIEELAKSVGVYTLYYTSPEYFSLRNIIAASFVIALGFLAAEKLLLFATLAEITESVFGEIMFASLQVLWLPLSLHMVGVLTTISCLKIGGRRAYAFGLIAATIVHVLYNLYFILGWGV
- a CDS encoding ABC transporter permease, with translation MKRRNCVIIAKKEVQGLFSEKTIVLAILLQLFIAMFSSFLLVGLASMYNPDSISRYSTIKYPVAVTGNITSPLTGELASNDNFVIYDMELGTALAALKERKLSAVIWIPGIEEYSADPITITLYVIQNDIQSSIVNVKLKDALLDYEDRLREIRQARLEFKPVELVLPETNPSSDFYEFVYGLLIPLLVFMPAIISGALIIDLITEEYQQDTLETLMSTPVTFPEMIWGKTAACLLLVPVQSAGWLLLLMANGIAISGFIPIILHVTAGSMVIILIGALIALKYRERTNAQFIFSTALVVVILASLAVPLNPANLIVRLSVDSIGPVHWLVLAMVVGVCIILSYFMTGYAKRVEGKVI
- a CDS encoding ABC transporter ATP-binding protein translates to MIRAQSLVKDFDGFTALDGVDFEFDKPGIFGIIGHNGAGKTTLLKIMSGLIKPTSGELEINGVDVVRHPDLHKRTLGYLPEESRLYENMNVWSYLAFFGEIYGLSDEEIRKKSRELLSKLKLDPGDKKMGEFSKGMKRKAAIARSLMHDPSFLVYDEPTSGLDPMTSRYISEFLREIKDEGEKTIILSAHNLYQVEEICDRVLILRRGKTLALGDMDELRSKFGSVSYEIEFVLDDRDLLEGVIGDYSESAGIISATVEDVDDLSNLTNVVAKGGGRVKKIESHYPSLEDMLVMIGE